The Planktothrix agardhii NIES-204 genomic interval TTCTGTATTTTGAGTTTTGCTAGAATATCGTTAATCCTAGATGTTGTAGGTTCATGGTACTGATTATATACTTTTGTTGTAGTCCCAATAACACAAATTGCGTTAAAATAAGATTGAACAATACAGCAACCTCCCAAAAATTCCCTATTTCCAGTTTTGAAAACCTATGATTCCCCAAAAACTGACCCTAAAAAATTTCCTGAGTTATCGAGAAGCGACCCTAGATTTTAGTGGATTACATACCGCTTGTATTTGCGGTTCCAACGGGTCAGGAAAGTCATCTTTATTAGAAGCAATGGCTTGGGCAATTTGGGGGGAAAGTCGGGCAGAATCGAAGGATGATATTATCTATATGGGAGAATTAGAAACCCAGGTCGATTTTATATTTATTAGTCAGGGAAACTTATATCGGGTGATTCGTAACCGCCGCCGTGGTCAATCGGGAACCTTAGAATTTCAAGTAGCAACCACCGTTTTACAAGAAATTGAAGATTTAGATCAAATTAAGTTTCGCACCCTTACAGAAAAGGGAATAGCCCCCACTCAACAGAAAATTATAGACTACTTAAAACTAGATTATGATACCTTTACTAATTCCGCCTATTTGCGTCAGGGAAAAGCCGATGAATTTATGATCAAACGTCCCGCCGAACGTAAAGAAATTCTGGCTAATTTATTAAAATTAGATCAATATGATGGCTTATCAGATAAAGCCAAAGACTTAGCCAAAAGTTATAAATCCCAAGCGGAAATTTTAGAACAAACCTTAACCAGTAATCAAGTCCAAATCGACCAAAAAGGTCAACTGGAACAGGATATTATTCAACTACAAAATACCATTGATCAGCTTCAGGAAAAACAAGCCCAAGATCGAGATCAATATCAACAACTACAAGCCCAACAACATCATCGTCAATCTTGGGAAAAGTTATTAACAGGACAACAACAACAGCATCAAACCTTTGCTCAAGACTATCGCAGATTACAACAGGAATTAGTTACTACTCAACAGCAACGTCAAGAATTAGAAGCAGTATTAAAACAAGAAACGGAAATTCAAACCGGATATAATAATTTTATCACCCTACAAACCACCGAAGAAACCCTATCGGTTCAATTTAAAATCTATCAAGATTCCCAACAACAACGCCAACAATTACAAGAACAACAACGCCAACATCTAAACACCTTACAACAGCAAATTCAAAGTCTACAAGCTCGTTTAGAAGCGTTAACCCAACAGGAACAAGATTACTTACAAATTTTAAGCCAAAAAACTGATATTGAAGCGGGATTAGAACAGTTACAAACCGCTCGTAATCGTTTGACTCAGTTTGATCAATTACAATTAGAAGTTACTCCCATTTTACAACAGCGTCAACGCTTACAAACGGAATTAGATCGGGCTCAATCTCGTCAACAAGCACGGTTAGACGAATTAAAAACCTCCGTCGGAAAATTGCAACGTACTATCAAACATCATCGCCCCCAATTAGAACAACAATCACAAACTATTGTTAATAAAATTATTGAACTGGATAAGAAAAAAGTTTATCAAATACGAGTTCGAGAAAAAGGACAGGAGCGCCATAATTTTATTGACCGTTTGAATACGGTTAAACGGGATTATGAAGAAAAATTAGTCGAACTAGATCAGAAGATCAAACTATTATCAAAATCGGAATCCGAGGAAACAGAAACCGCCGAATTACCGTTATTGCGATCGCAGTTTCCCCCTTGTCCTCTTTGCGATCGCCCCCTAGACGAACATCACTGGAATTTAGTTATTTCTAAACAGCAAAATCAACAACAGGAATTCAGAAATGAAATTTGGATGATCCATGAACAGTTAGTAGTTGCGGATCGAGAAATTAAGATTTTACAGGAAGAATATCGACAAATTCAAGAGGATTTATTACCCTATGAAGAATTGCGAGAACACCGAGGAAAAATCCAAGCTCAGTTAGAAGGATTAGATCAAGATGAACAGCAATTACAACAATTAATTTTAGAAGAAAAAGCCGTTCAAAATATTTTAGATACGGGTAATTATGCAACGGATTTATATGCAGAATTACAGGATCTAGAGCATAAATTAAGCCAACTCAATTATAATGAACAAAGCCATGCGTTAGCTAGGAATGAA includes:
- a CDS encoding exonuclease SbcC — protein: MIPQKLTLKNFLSYREATLDFSGLHTACICGSNGSGKSSLLEAMAWAIWGESRAESKDDIIYMGELETQVDFIFISQGNLYRVIRNRRRGQSGTLEFQVATTVLQEIEDLDQIKFRTLTEKGIAPTQQKIIDYLKLDYDTFTNSAYLRQGKADEFMIKRPAERKEILANLLKLDQYDGLSDKAKDLAKSYKSQAEILEQTLTSNQVQIDQKGQLEQDIIQLQNTIDQLQEKQAQDRDQYQQLQAQQHHRQSWEKLLTGQQQQHQTFAQDYRRLQQELVTTQQQRQELEAVLKQETEIQTGYNNFITLQTTEETLSVQFKIYQDSQQQRQQLQEQQRQHLNTLQQQIQSLQARLEALTQQEQDYLQILSQKTDIEAGLEQLQTARNRLTQFDQLQLEVTPILQQRQRLQTELDRAQSRQQARLDELKTSVGKLQRTIKHHRPQLEQQSQTIVNKIIELDKKKVYQIRVREKGQERHNFIDRLNTVKRDYEEKLVELDQKIKLLSKSESEETETAELPLLRSQFPPCPLCDRPLDEHHWNLVISKQQNQQQEFRNEIWMIHEQLVVADREIKILQEEYRQIQEDLLPYEELREHRGKIQAQLEGLDQDEQQLQQLILEEKAVQNILDTGNYATDLYAELQDLEHKLSQLNYNEQSHALARNEEKRWRWAEIKYSQIRDAQDKLTKINTQKPELETKIQSLTQSLTEEKNNSKIQQKIIILEQKINQMGYNVEEHNRIRTELRQAQIWLTRTEQLNQAKQQYPILQKRLQELETITQERVKNLQAIQGQIELLQEQLKETPDPTESLKQLEQLIQQQRLKLDHYLGQFGSLQQQQTQLDNLNAQQIEIKTQLDTTRRQYRVYDELAKAFGKNGIQALMIENVLPQLEAETNQILSRLSSNQLHVQFVTQRTSGRGSKSSKNAPKMIETLEILIADARGTRSYETYSGGEAFRINFAIRLALAKLLAQRAGTSLQMLIIDEGFGTQDAEGCDRLIAAINAIASDFACILTVTHIPSLKEAFQARIEVNKTSQGSQIYLSI